One window of Nitrospirota bacterium genomic DNA carries:
- the glmU gene encoding bifunctional UDP-N-acetylglucosamine diphosphorylase/glucosamine-1-phosphate N-acetyltransferase GlmU, with the protein MRLAVVVLAAGLGTRMNSSLPKVLHRLHGTPMLQYVLNCLFQVRPEKTIVVIGKHAKEIKASLRNADSVTFALQREAKGTGNAVSVALPSLRGFRGTVMIVNGDTPLITAGSLKKFVGLHRKRKNRISVLSFVAEDPGSYGRIIKDDRGRITAIIENRDATEIQKKVREVNSGVYAIESDALHLLKDIPLNASKGEYYLTDIVRLAKDRGFKVSAFCIGSEEEFTGINTIAELREAEQMMKQRMVRGWQARGVRFIDAGSVFISADTSLGQGTTVYPNVHFEGSTRIGKNCTIFPNVRILDSIVEEGATIKDSTLIEGSVVKKGASVGPFAHIRPGSEIGEGARIGNFVEVKKSVIGPNTKASHLAYLGDAKIGRNVNIGAGTITCNYDGHHKHITTVEDSVFIGSDSQLVAPVKVGRGAYVGAGSTITKDVPSGSLALTRVQQKTIEGWVQKRRKKLKGARSGKH; encoded by the coding sequence ATGAGGCTGGCGGTCGTTGTGCTGGCTGCCGGACTCGGAACAAGGATGAATTCATCTCTGCCCAAAGTGCTCCACAGGCTGCACGGAACTCCCATGCTGCAATATGTGCTGAACTGCCTTTTTCAGGTCAGGCCGGAAAAGACCATTGTAGTCATCGGAAAACACGCGAAAGAAATAAAGGCATCACTGCGGAATGCAGATTCAGTTACCTTTGCACTGCAGAGAGAAGCCAAAGGCACAGGCAACGCAGTATCCGTGGCATTGCCTTCCCTGAGGGGTTTCAGGGGCACAGTCATGATTGTGAATGGAGACACTCCCCTGATCACCGCCGGCAGTCTCAAAAAATTCGTTGGACTTCACAGGAAGAGAAAAAACAGGATATCTGTGCTTTCTTTTGTTGCAGAAGACCCCGGTTCGTACGGAAGAATCATAAAGGATGACAGGGGAAGAATAACCGCCATCATCGAAAACCGTGACGCAACCGAAATACAGAAAAAGGTCCGTGAAGTGAACAGCGGGGTATATGCAATTGAATCAGACGCATTGCATCTTTTGAAGGACATCCCGCTGAATGCATCGAAGGGTGAGTACTATCTGACCGACATTGTCCGTCTCGCAAAGGACAGGGGCTTTAAGGTCAGTGCGTTCTGTATCGGATCGGAAGAGGAATTCACCGGAATAAATACCATTGCAGAACTCCGCGAGGCGGAACAGATGATGAAACAGAGGATGGTCAGGGGATGGCAGGCCCGCGGGGTGAGGTTTATTGATGCCGGATCGGTGTTCATTTCTGCAGATACCTCCCTCGGGCAGGGGACCACGGTGTATCCGAATGTCCATTTCGAAGGCAGCACCAGGATAGGGAAAAATTGCACGATATTCCCGAATGTGAGAATTCTGGACAGTATTGTGGAAGAAGGTGCAACGATCAAAGACTCTACACTGATCGAAGGGTCTGTGGTGAAAAAGGGGGCCTCGGTCGGACCTTTTGCCCATATACGACCCGGATCAGAGATAGGAGAAGGTGCCCGGATTGGGAATTTTGTCGAGGTGAAAAAGTCAGTCATAGGCCCCAATACAAAGGCATCGCACCTTGCGTATCTGGGTGATGCAAAGATTGGCAGAAATGTGAATATCGGGGCTGGAACCATAACCTGCAACTATGACGGCCATCACAAACATATAACTACGGTTGAGGACAGCGTTTTTATCGGAAGTGATTCGCAGCTTGTTGCGCCTGTAAAGGTAGGCAGGGGAGCCTATGTGGGCGCGGGTTCGACGATCACAAAGGATGTGCCTTCGGGATCCCTGGCCCTAACCAGGGTGCAGCAGAAAACTATCGAAGGCTGGGTCCAGAAAAGAAGGAAAAAATTGAAAGGAGCCCGGAGCGGAAAACATTAA
- a CDS encoding DUF502 domain-containing protein: MGISIRATFRRRFLAGLLISIPTVITFLVVGWFFNFVDGLLEPLYFQVLGYHVPGLGFFSAVLLIFIVGIISTNVIGRRIIEWIENIFLKIPGFKGIYTAVKQLVDAFSPESQKTSFKKFVVVEYPRPGVYAYGFLTKECVMETARDGKETVLKAVYIPTNLVYFGEIALFQDEHIFFTNISIEEGIRIILSGGIATPAKISEVKG; the protein is encoded by the coding sequence ATGGGTATTTCCATCAGGGCAACCTTCCGCAGAAGATTTTTAGCAGGCCTGCTGATTTCCATTCCGACCGTCATCACTTTTCTCGTTGTAGGCTGGTTTTTCAACTTTGTTGACGGCCTTCTTGAACCCCTCTATTTTCAGGTCCTGGGCTATCATGTTCCCGGCCTCGGGTTTTTTTCAGCCGTGCTTCTTATATTCATAGTCGGGATCATTTCGACGAATGTTATTGGCAGAAGAATCATCGAGTGGATCGAAAACATTTTTCTGAAAATCCCCGGGTTCAAGGGAATTTATACCGCGGTGAAACAGCTTGTCGATGCATTTTCCCCTGAGAGCCAGAAAACCTCTTTCAAGAAATTCGTGGTTGTCGAATATCCGAGGCCCGGGGTTTACGCATATGGATTCCTCACCAAGGAATGTGTGATGGAAACTGCAAGGGACGGAAAAGAGACCGTGCTGAAGGCGGTCTATATTCCAACCAATCTTGTATATTTCGGTGAAATTGCACTCTTCCAGGACGAACATATCTTTTTTACGAATATTTCGATTGAAGAGGGGATAAGAATTATCCTTTCCGGCGGGATAGCAACTCCTGCCAAGATTTCCGAGGTAAAGGGATGA
- a CDS encoding YebC/PmpR family DNA-binding transcriptional regulator, protein MAGHSKWAQIKHKKASTDAKRGKVFTKIVKEISVSARLGGGDLSGNPRLRTAIEKAKEVNMPGDNIKRAIMKGTGELPGVSYEEFQYEGYGPGGAAILIDIMTDNKNRTSSDIRHLMTKNGGNLGEAGCVAWLFEKKGYILIEKDRTDEDTLMAVALEGGAEDMKNNQKEENYEIITAPENLQQIKTALEKAGIPVSLAEITMLPKTYAVVEEKQAEQIMRLIEALEDHDDVQNVYSNFDVPDEVIAKVEK, encoded by the coding sequence GTGGCAGGACATTCCAAATGGGCGCAAATCAAGCATAAAAAAGCGAGTACCGACGCAAAACGCGGGAAGGTTTTCACCAAGATCGTGAAGGAAATTTCCGTATCTGCACGGCTTGGAGGCGGTGACCTTTCAGGCAACCCCAGGCTGAGGACCGCGATCGAGAAGGCAAAAGAAGTAAACATGCCGGGTGACAATATCAAGAGGGCAATCATGAAGGGCACCGGTGAGCTTCCCGGAGTATCGTATGAAGAATTCCAGTATGAGGGGTATGGTCCGGGAGGTGCGGCGATTCTTATAGATATTATGACAGACAACAAGAACAGGACAAGCTCTGATATAAGGCATCTCATGACAAAAAACGGCGGCAATTTGGGTGAAGCAGGATGTGTAGCATGGCTTTTCGAAAAAAAGGGATACATCCTCATAGAAAAAGACAGGACCGATGAAGATACCCTCATGGCGGTTGCGCTTGAGGGTGGCGCCGAAGACATGAAGAATAACCAGAAAGAGGAGAATTACGAAATTATCACTGCTCCTGAAAATCTGCAGCAGATAAAAACCGCACTTGAAAAAGCGGGAATCCCGGTATCCCTTGCAGAAATTACCATGTTGCCGAAAACGTATGCAGTCGTCGAAGAAAAACAGGCAGAACAGATCATGCGGCTGATCGAAGCGCTGGAAGATCATGATGATGTCCAGAATGTATATTCAAATTTTGACGTTCCTGACGAGGTGATCGCCAAGGTTGAGAAATAA
- a CDS encoding sigma-54 dependent transcriptional regulator, giving the protein METILVIEDKESMAEMLKLTLEAEGYRVISAKNGMEGINCLKEGKIDLVLTDLKLPQKNGIEILRVSKEENQIRPVIIMTAFGSVETAVEAMKQGAFDFITKPFDTDHLLVLIRRALENQRITTENILLKEEFASKFGMPRIIGRSEAIVSVAQIIQKVAPTNATVLLIGESGTGKELFARAIHHLSNRKSYPFVPINCAAIPRDLLESELFGHEKGAFTGAETKKLGKFEMADKGTIFLDEIGDMDLTIQSKLLRAIEEGEIERVGAVRPITVDVRIVAASNKDLEKAVEDKKFREDLYYRLNVFPVKIPPLRERREDIPLLAEYFVNQYCREIKTPLKSISKEVLDLLMHYHWKGNVRELENAVERAVILSDGDTLPPELFMFSRQPGFSAPEEVFTMTGPLEAVSKEAQRKAESRRISDVLKETKGNKTKAAEILQVSYKTLLTKIKEYGLEA; this is encoded by the coding sequence ATGGAAACGATTCTTGTGATAGAAGATAAGGAATCCATGGCAGAGATGCTGAAACTGACCCTTGAGGCTGAAGGATACAGGGTAATTTCTGCGAAAAACGGGATGGAGGGGATCAATTGTCTGAAGGAGGGAAAGATTGACCTTGTTCTGACAGACCTGAAGCTGCCGCAAAAGAACGGGATAGAAATTCTCAGGGTATCGAAAGAAGAAAACCAGATACGGCCGGTCATTATCATGACCGCCTTTGGGTCTGTTGAGACCGCGGTAGAGGCGATGAAACAGGGTGCGTTTGATTTTATCACCAAACCGTTTGATACCGATCACCTCCTTGTGCTCATAAGGCGGGCACTGGAGAACCAGAGGATTACCACTGAAAATATTCTTTTAAAAGAAGAATTTGCATCAAAGTTCGGGATGCCGAGGATTATCGGAAGGAGCGAGGCGATAGTCTCTGTTGCGCAGATTATTCAGAAGGTTGCCCCTACAAACGCAACGGTGCTTCTGATTGGTGAAAGCGGTACCGGTAAGGAGCTTTTTGCGAGGGCAATTCATCACCTGAGCAACAGGAAAAGCTACCCGTTCGTTCCGATCAACTGTGCTGCAATCCCGAGGGACCTGCTTGAGTCAGAGCTTTTCGGGCACGAAAAAGGTGCATTTACTGGTGCAGAGACCAAAAAGCTGGGCAAGTTTGAAATGGCGGACAAAGGAACCATTTTTCTCGATGAAATCGGAGATATGGATCTCACGATACAGTCAAAACTCCTGAGGGCGATCGAAGAGGGAGAAATTGAACGGGTCGGTGCGGTCAGGCCTATCACGGTTGATGTAAGGATTGTTGCTGCAAGCAACAAAGACCTTGAAAAGGCGGTCGAGGATAAAAAGTTCCGGGAGGACCTTTATTACCGGCTGAATGTATTTCCGGTCAAAATACCGCCCCTGCGGGAGAGAAGGGAGGATATCCCACTGCTCGCGGAATACTTCGTCAACCAGTATTGCCGTGAGATAAAGACGCCGCTGAAGAGTATTTCGAAGGAGGTACTGGATCTGCTTATGCATTATCACTGGAAAGGCAACGTAAGAGAACTCGAAAATGCCGTCGAAAGAGCGGTGATTCTTTCTGACGGAGACACGCTGCCCCCGGAGCTTTTTATGTTCAGCAGGCAACCCGGATTCAGTGCTCCCGAAGAGGTGTTCACGATGACAGGACCGCTCGAAGCGGTGTCAAAGGAGGCGCAGAGAAAGGCTGAGTCCCGGAGGATCTCTGATGTCCTGAAAGAGACAAAAGGGAACAAGACGAAGGCGGCTGAAATCCTGCAGGTGAGCTACAAGACACTCCTCACGAAGATAAAGGAATACGGGCTTGAGGCTTGA
- the mtnP gene encoding S-methyl-5'-thioadenosine phosphorylase codes for MIGIIGGSGLYQIEGVTIKREKRVKTPFGSPSDAYLMGEFSERNVIFLPRHGKRHSIAPHRINYRANIWGFRELGVTKIISIGATGGIHRALIPGNLVVLDQVIDMTDGRKSTFWEGDTGVYHVDFTEPYCAALRKVVLTAGKKTKISVKKSGTYVCTNGPRLETRAEIRFFARAGADVVGMTAMPEAALAREAEMCYAGIAVVTNFAPGVREKKLTATEVVETMQKASGRLRTLLKETLRLVPSARKCSCKEALREAKV; via the coding sequence ATGATAGGTATAATCGGGGGCAGCGGTCTCTATCAGATTGAAGGAGTCACGATCAAAAGGGAGAAAAGGGTCAAAACGCCCTTTGGCTCACCTTCTGATGCATATCTGATGGGAGAATTCTCAGAACGAAATGTCATATTCCTGCCAAGACATGGCAAACGTCATTCTATCGCACCGCACAGGATTAATTACAGGGCTAACATATGGGGTTTCCGTGAGCTCGGGGTCACGAAGATCATATCGATTGGTGCTACAGGAGGGATTCACAGGGCACTGATTCCCGGGAACCTGGTAGTGCTTGATCAGGTCATCGATATGACAGATGGAAGGAAATCTACATTCTGGGAGGGCGATACAGGGGTGTATCATGTGGATTTTACGGAACCGTATTGTGCCGCACTGAGGAAGGTCGTTCTGACTGCGGGTAAAAAAACAAAAATATCTGTTAAAAAATCAGGAACTTATGTATGTACCAACGGACCAAGGCTTGAAACGAGAGCTGAGATACGCTTTTTTGCCCGTGCGGGTGCGGATGTTGTCGGGATGACGGCAATGCCTGAAGCTGCCCTTGCCCGGGAAGCAGAGATGTGCTATGCCGGCATCGCCGTTGTTACCAACTTCGCCCCCGGAGTGCGGGAAAAAAAGCTTACCGCAACAGAGGTTGTGGAAACAATGCAGAAAGCTTCCGGGCGCCTGAGAACACTTTTGAAAGAGACTCTCAGACTGGTTCCTTCAGCGCGGAAATGTTCCTGTAAAGAAGCCTTGAGAGAGGCGAAAGTCTGA
- the lpxC gene encoding UDP-3-O-acyl-N-acetylglucosamine deacetylase — protein MRLQRTLKQEIKFEGIGLHTGRYSKVCLKPAPRDTGIIFVRIDKDLAIKASIGSVTDTAFATTLGLNGTRVKTVEHVLAALAGLGIDNVYIELNGTEIPILDGSSLELTSLILNAGIAKQSKKRPYIRITHPVALTDGNAEIAVFPYHGRRITYRIHFNHHLLGEQQLSLDLTEESFTLEIAPARTFGFLKDVEYLKANGFARGGSFDNAIILGETGILNATGLRFKDEFVRHKILDLIGDFSLIGYPIYGHVIANKSGHTTNLKFLKKLLTHSECWELEAEISPQPVLSYS, from the coding sequence ATGCGATTACAGAGAACTTTAAAACAGGAAATAAAATTCGAGGGAATCGGGCTTCACACAGGCCGGTATTCGAAGGTCTGCCTTAAACCGGCGCCGAGGGATACCGGGATCATTTTTGTACGGATAGACAAGGATCTGGCGATAAAGGCTTCTATCGGTTCCGTAACCGATACCGCGTTTGCCACAACTCTCGGCCTCAACGGGACAAGGGTCAAGACGGTTGAACACGTCCTTGCTGCCCTGGCAGGCCTCGGAATAGACAATGTATATATTGAACTGAATGGTACCGAGATCCCTATTCTGGACGGGAGTTCCCTGGAACTGACAAGCCTGATCCTCAACGCCGGCATCGCAAAACAGAGCAAAAAAAGACCGTATATACGAATCACACACCCTGTAGCTCTTACTGACGGCAATGCCGAGATTGCAGTGTTTCCGTATCATGGAAGACGGATCACCTACAGGATCCACTTCAATCATCATCTTCTCGGTGAACAGCAGCTGAGCCTGGATCTCACCGAGGAAAGTTTCACCCTGGAAATTGCCCCTGCAAGGACATTCGGATTCCTCAAGGACGTTGAGTATCTGAAGGCAAACGGGTTTGCAAGGGGCGGCTCATTCGACAACGCAATTATCCTCGGAGAAACCGGCATCCTGAATGCAACAGGTCTCAGGTTTAAGGATGAATTCGTGCGTCATAAAATCCTTGACCTTATCGGCGACTTTTCCCTGATCGGCTACCCGATTTACGGGCATGTTATTGCGAATAAGTCTGGCCATACGACAAATCTGAAGTTCCTGAAAAAGCTGCTCACCCATTCCGAATGCTGGGAGCTGGAGGCTGAAATCAGCCCGCAGCCTGTTCTCTCTTACTCATAA
- a CDS encoding winged helix-turn-helix domain-containing protein, producing the protein MLKSLFSSSIRADVLSVLLNSPDEQFYIREIAKLLRKNPSGIKRELDNLEKMGIVTSEKIVNLKYFQANKESPLFSELKNLITKSLGLPGALKAVLRASGAKAAFLYGPYAEGEDDVETVDLFVIGASSSLAKELKDLEKRFDQKIDCTVMDEEEYRYRKKKGEASLKKFLRGKRITLIGRH; encoded by the coding sequence ATGCTGAAAAGTTTATTCTCGTCATCAATCAGAGCAGATGTTCTCTCCGTGCTGCTGAACAGCCCTGATGAGCAGTTCTACATCCGGGAAATAGCAAAGCTCCTCAGAAAAAACCCTTCCGGCATCAAGCGGGAACTCGACAATCTCGAGAAGATGGGTATCGTAACAAGTGAAAAGATAGTGAACCTCAAGTATTTCCAGGCAAACAAGGAATCACCCCTGTTTTCCGAACTCAAGAACCTCATTACAAAATCCCTCGGACTGCCGGGAGCTTTAAAAGCTGTCCTGAGGGCCTCCGGCGCAAAAGCCGCCTTCCTTTATGGTCCATATGCAGAAGGGGAAGATGATGTGGAGACGGTGGATTTATTTGTTATCGGCGCATCGTCATCACTCGCGAAAGAACTGAAAGACCTTGAAAAAAGGTTTGATCAAAAAATCGACTGCACTGTTATGGATGAAGAAGAGTACAGATACAGGAAAAAGAAGGGAGAGGCAAGCCTTAAAAAATTTTTGAGAGGTAAGCGGATTACTCTCATAGGGAGGCATTGA
- a CDS encoding TIM barrel protein has translation MRRIGVHTSIAGGLHLSLERAHALGCNTLQIFSHNPRGWDVKILSDREASRFRSLRAERDISPVFIHASYLVNLASRDGALRRKSVGMLVTEMERADKIGADYVILHTGICWDTCHAFAAGYDIRETVVADMISSEMEKYIGLDSLKLIHLNDSKGEAGAGVDRHEHIGLGNIGISALSRFINRRAFRNIPLILETPKKNEADDLINLAKVRKMTISQ, from the coding sequence ATGCGCAGGATTGGCGTCCATACCTCCATAGCCGGCGGGCTGCATCTGAGCCTTGAAAGGGCCCATGCCCTCGGATGCAATACCCTGCAAATTTTTTCTCATAATCCCAGGGGATGGGATGTGAAAATCCTGTCTGATCGGGAGGCTTCCAGGTTCCGGTCCCTCAGGGCGGAACGCGATATTTCCCCGGTATTTATCCACGCCTCCTACCTTGTCAATTTGGCGTCACGGGACGGAGCCTTGCGCAGGAAGTCGGTCGGGATGCTGGTTACCGAAATGGAAAGGGCTGACAAGATCGGGGCGGATTACGTGATTCTTCATACAGGCATTTGCTGGGATACCTGTCATGCGTTTGCCGCCGGCTATGATATCAGGGAAACAGTCGTGGCCGACATGATATCGAGTGAAATGGAAAAATATATCGGCTTGGACAGTCTGAAGCTTATTCATCTCAATGACTCGAAGGGCGAGGCGGGCGCAGGTGTTGACAGGCATGAGCATATCGGCCTCGGAAACATTGGCATCAGCGCACTGAGCCGGTTTATCAACAGACGGGCATTCAGGAACATCCCCCTGATTCTCGAGACCCCGAAAAAGAATGAAGCCGATGATCTGATAAATCTGGCAAAGGTCAGGAAGATGACAATATCGCAATAA
- a CDS encoding cation:proton antiporter: protein MAISIALIVILGLIADYLLTRAKLPGLLGMLIIGILCGPHIFNVMQPELLKVSADLRMVALIVILLRAGLELRKDTLNRVGRTALIMSCVPAIFEGAVVVFLAPVLLGISYFEAAILGSILAAVSPAVVVPYMIELIDKKRGVRKGIPTLILGASSVDDVFVIVVFSILLGMYSGAGTDIGMKLLEIPESILLGIAAGAIAGYILYRLFDKYRLRATKMTIVVVAVSVLLTWLEEELKTRVSMSALLGVMTIGFILLEKAEAKAHKISRKLSKIWIFAEILLFVLVGAQVNIQVAWDSGLGGVVLILVALAGRSIGTYLSVTGTDMSFRERLFCVISYVPKATVQAAIGAVPLEMGIKSGDVILAVSVLSIILTAPLGAIGMKLTGERWLEKE from the coding sequence ATGGCTATCAGTATCGCACTGATTGTTATCCTTGGCCTTATTGCTGATTATCTTCTGACCAGGGCAAAACTGCCGGGCCTGCTTGGCATGCTCATTATAGGGATACTCTGCGGTCCGCATATTTTCAATGTCATGCAGCCGGAACTTCTGAAAGTATCTGCTGACCTCAGAATGGTAGCTCTTATTGTAATACTCCTCCGGGCCGGGCTCGAACTCAGGAAGGATACCCTGAACAGGGTAGGCAGAACCGCGCTCATTATGTCCTGTGTCCCCGCCATTTTTGAGGGGGCTGTTGTTGTTTTTCTTGCCCCGGTTTTGCTCGGGATCAGTTATTTCGAAGCTGCAATCCTGGGTTCCATCCTTGCTGCTGTCTCCCCTGCAGTGGTTGTCCCGTATATGATAGAACTGATTGACAAAAAGAGAGGGGTACGAAAAGGGATTCCTACCCTCATACTTGGCGCCTCATCAGTTGATGATGTCTTTGTTATCGTGGTCTTTTCAATACTCCTCGGGATGTACTCCGGAGCCGGCACGGATATCGGCATGAAGTTGCTTGAGATACCTGAGTCCATTCTGCTCGGAATCGCGGCAGGCGCAATTGCGGGATATATACTTTACCGGTTGTTCGACAAATACAGGCTCAGGGCGACAAAGATGACAATCGTCGTTGTAGCTGTTTCAGTTCTTCTCACGTGGCTCGAAGAAGAACTGAAAACAAGGGTATCGATGTCTGCACTGTTAGGTGTTATGACCATCGGTTTTATTCTCCTCGAAAAAGCAGAGGCGAAGGCCCACAAGATTTCCCGCAAGCTCTCCAAGATATGGATTTTCGCGGAGATCCTCCTGTTTGTGCTCGTCGGCGCCCAGGTCAATATCCAGGTTGCCTGGGATTCCGGGCTTGGAGGTGTAGTGCTCATACTCGTTGCATTGGCAGGCAGAAGCATTGGGACCTATCTCAGTGTCACGGGAACCGACATGAGTTTCAGGGAGCGTCTTTTCTGCGTGATATCATATGTCCCGAAAGCCACAGTTCAGGCAGCAATTGGCGCGGTACCGCTCGAAATGGGGATAAAGTCCGGCGATGTTATTCTTGCGGTTTCTGTTCTCTCCATAATTCTCACTGCACCCCTCGGAGCAATCGGCATGAAACTCACAGGGGAGCGGTGGCTTGAAAAGGAATAG
- a CDS encoding L,D-transpeptidase family protein, producing the protein MKVRIIPALILMVLATATISPAADQIYPFSPDEMVIGSIRTHKIVGDESLIELARTFGIGYNEIVDANPGLDPFVPGEGEEITIPTAWILPDIPSFGGLIINISEMRLYFFSKHSSSTVRTFPIGIGSEGNETPVGSFKIIKKMVNPSWNVPESIRKERPELPRVVPPGPENPLGTHALRLSLGSILIHGTNRPFAVGRRASHGCIRMYPEDIPKLFQAVPKGTEVSIIQQPVKVGLLGNRIYLEVHEDQAMRINYFDEAVTLLRKLMKRHEIYDTIDKEKMLAVLREKSGMPVDITR; encoded by the coding sequence ATGAAAGTGCGAATCATTCCCGCCCTTATCCTGATGGTGCTGGCCACAGCGACCATATCACCGGCCGCTGATCAGATTTATCCTTTTTCACCAGACGAGATGGTAATCGGATCAATCCGGACCCATAAGATCGTGGGAGACGAATCTCTCATCGAGCTTGCAAGGACATTCGGGATCGGTTACAACGAAATCGTCGATGCAAACCCCGGACTGGACCCATTTGTTCCCGGTGAAGGAGAGGAGATAACGATTCCGACAGCCTGGATATTGCCTGACATCCCTTCGTTTGGGGGATTAATCATTAATATTTCTGAAATGAGGCTCTATTTTTTTTCGAAACATAGCAGCAGCACTGTCAGGACATTCCCCATAGGGATCGGAAGCGAAGGCAATGAAACCCCTGTAGGAAGCTTCAAAATAATCAAAAAAATGGTCAATCCAAGCTGGAACGTCCCCGAGTCCATCAGGAAAGAGAGACCGGAACTTCCCAGGGTGGTGCCCCCGGGCCCTGAAAACCCTCTTGGCACACATGCATTGCGTCTTTCTCTGGGAAGCATCCTGATACATGGCACAAACAGGCCCTTCGCCGTGGGAAGACGGGCAAGCCATGGCTGCATCAGGATGTATCCCGAGGATATTCCAAAGCTCTTTCAGGCTGTGCCGAAGGGGACGGAAGTAAGCATTATTCAGCAGCCGGTAAAGGTAGGCTTGCTCGGCAACAGGATATATCTGGAAGTGCACGAAGATCAGGCTATGCGGATTAATTATTTCGATGAAGCGGTGACATTGTTAAGGAAGCTCATGAAGAGACATGAAATCTACGACACCATTGACAAGGAAAAAATGCTGGCCGTCCTGAGGGAAAAAAGCGGCATGCCCGTTGATATTACCCGATAA
- a CDS encoding alanine-zipper protein, with translation MKKVTLLVVLSLLLLSLFGCATKEYVKQQIDPLIDRISRLEARVTSIESRLSAIEGKMAEIDAAKQDAREAKSLAQDAIRTAKECCDKADAAVRKAEAAAAKAEDSARRAEEAAKKCAKSFELQQKK, from the coding sequence ATGAAAAAGGTAACGTTGTTGGTAGTCCTTTCTTTATTATTACTCTCTCTTTTTGGTTGTGCGACGAAAGAATACGTGAAACAGCAGATTGATCCTTTGATTGACAGAATCAGCAGACTCGAAGCAAGAGTTACATCCATTGAGTCGCGTCTCTCTGCGATTGAAGGCAAAATGGCAGAGATTGATGCAGCAAAGCAGGATGCCCGTGAAGCGAAGTCATTGGCTCAAGATGCAATAAGGACCGCAAAGGAATGTTGCGATAAGGCAGATGCTGCTGTCAGAAAGGCAGAAGCCGCTGCGGCAAAAGCTGAAGATTCTGCACGAAGGGCCGAAGAAGCAGCAAAGAAGTGCGCCAAATCGTTTGAGTTGCAGCAGAAGAAATAA
- a CDS encoding L-threonylcarbamoyladenylate synthase produces MVIKVTRQNIREVLLHAVNLLEKGGIVAFPTETFYGLGVKFDNEEALKKLHDIKQRPKDKAIPLIIGDMALLDTIVASANQKAHLLMQRLWPGPLTFLLPARKTLSQLLTAGTGKIAVRMPGESFALRLAKAAGFAITATSANPSGSSPASDASAVLGYFGDRIDLIIDAGPSPGGLPSTITEVTDTGIKVLREGVIRKELLYSL; encoded by the coding sequence ATGGTCATAAAAGTAACTCGGCAGAATATCCGTGAGGTACTCCTTCATGCGGTTAATTTGCTTGAAAAGGGCGGCATCGTAGCGTTCCCGACTGAAACGTTTTATGGTCTCGGTGTGAAATTTGATAATGAAGAAGCCCTGAAAAAACTCCATGATATCAAGCAGAGACCAAAGGATAAAGCAATTCCGCTTATTATCGGGGATATGGCTCTTCTTGACACAATTGTAGCTTCCGCTAACCAGAAAGCGCATCTTCTCATGCAGAGACTGTGGCCCGGTCCTCTCACCTTCCTCCTGCCCGCCAGAAAAACTCTTTCCCAGCTCTTGACTGCGGGCACCGGGAAGATCGCGGTCAGGATGCCGGGAGAGTCGTTTGCTCTCCGTCTCGCAAAAGCCGCCGGGTTTGCGATAACCGCAACAAGTGCGAACCCGTCAGGCAGTTCTCCCGCATCTGATGCCTCCGCCGTACTCGGATATTTCGGCGATCGCATTGACCTCATCATCGATGCCGGGCCTTCTCCGGGAGGTCTTCCCTCAACTATAACTGAGGTGACCGATACAGGAATAAAAGTGCTCAGGGAAGGAGTGATCAGGAAGGAGCTTCTGTACTCTCTCTGA
- a CDS encoding LapA family protein: protein MATIILVFIVLTVVAVFSVQNALPVAITFFFWKFEASLAIVIFLSVLFGMIAAAVIVSMIRFKPKGKKGAPDTGHPDTGKTEPGL from the coding sequence ATGGCAACGATAATTCTCGTATTTATTGTGTTAACCGTTGTGGCGGTATTTTCTGTACAGAATGCGCTGCCGGTCGCCATTACCTTTTTTTTCTGGAAGTTTGAAGCGTCTCTCGCGATAGTCATTTTTCTTTCCGTACTCTTTGGAATGATTGCTGCTGCGGTTATCGTTTCGATGATACGCTTCAAACCGAAAGGCAAGAAGGGGGCACCGGATACCGGGCACCCGGACACCGGGAAAACAGAGCCCGGCCTCTGA